One window from the genome of Bacillus tianshenii encodes:
- the fabF gene encoding beta-ketoacyl-ACP synthase II, with protein MEKKRVVVTGLGAVTSLGLDVETTWKRIINGESGIGMLTRVKAEDFPANVAAEVTDFDPTAYMDRKEARKIDRFTQFAMAASFEAVKDANLDINDEIAPRTGVWIGSGIGGMETHEQQFKIFQEKGYRRVSPFFVPMMIPDMAAGQVSIALGAKGINSCTVTACASGANSIGDAFKVIQRGDADVMITGGTEAPITSMAVAGFSTARALTFNDDPAKASRPFDKNRDGFVMGEGAGIIVLESLEHAQKRGAKIYAEIVGYGATGDAYHITAPAPGGEGGVRAMKQAIEDAGLSPENIDYMNAHGTSTEYNDKYETMAVKEVFGSYAEKLAISSTKSMTGHLLGAAGGIEAIFSVKAITDSILPPTINYETPDPDCDLDYVPNEARQKEVNAVLSNSLGFGGHNATLVFKKFMD; from the coding sequence ATGGAAAAGAAACGTGTAGTTGTAACTGGTTTAGGGGCAGTGACATCACTTGGGCTTGATGTTGAAACAACTTGGAAGCGCATTATTAATGGGGAGTCAGGCATCGGAATGCTAACGAGAGTAAAAGCTGAAGATTTCCCTGCAAACGTAGCAGCAGAGGTTACAGATTTTGACCCGACAGCATACATGGACCGCAAAGAAGCTCGTAAAATAGACCGCTTTACGCAATTTGCAATGGCAGCATCTTTTGAAGCTGTTAAAGATGCAAACCTTGATATTAATGATGAGATTGCACCACGTACAGGTGTATGGATTGGTTCAGGAATTGGCGGAATGGAAACACATGAACAGCAATTTAAAATTTTCCAAGAAAAAGGCTATCGTCGAGTAAGTCCTTTCTTCGTACCAATGATGATTCCAGATATGGCCGCAGGACAAGTTTCCATCGCATTAGGTGCAAAAGGAATTAACTCTTGTACGGTTACGGCTTGTGCATCTGGAGCGAACTCAATTGGTGATGCCTTTAAGGTTATCCAGCGCGGGGATGCTGATGTGATGATTACAGGCGGTACAGAAGCGCCGATCACGTCTATGGCAGTGGCAGGCTTTAGTACAGCGCGTGCTTTGACTTTTAATGATGATCCAGCAAAAGCAAGCCGTCCATTTGATAAAAACCGTGACGGATTTGTAATGGGTGAAGGCGCAGGAATCATTGTTCTTGAATCATTAGAACACGCACAAAAACGCGGTGCGAAAATTTATGCTGAAATTGTTGGATACGGGGCTACAGGTGATGCTTATCATATTACAGCACCAGCTCCAGGTGGTGAAGGCGGCGTTCGTGCGATGAAGCAAGCGATTGAAGATGCAGGCCTTTCTCCTGAAAACATTGATTATATGAATGCTCACGGTACAAGTACGGAATATAACGATAAATATGAAACAATGGCTGTTAAAGAAGTGTTTGGTTCATATGCAGAAAAACTTGCGATTAGCTCAACAAAATCAATGACAGGCCACTTACTTGGTGCTGCAGGCGGTATTGAGGCGATTTTCTCTGTAAAAGCTATTACAGATTCAATTCTTCCGCCAACAATTAACTACGAAACACCAGATCCTGATTGCGATCTTGATTACGTGCCAAATGAAGCGCGTCAGAAAGAAGTAAATGCTGTTCTTAGTAACTCCCTTGGCTTCGGTGGCCACAACGCTACACTTGTCTTTAAGAAGTTTATGGACTAA